A stretch of the Nematostella vectensis chromosome 1, jaNemVect1.1, whole genome shotgun sequence genome encodes the following:
- the LOC5520359 gene encoding putative histone-lysine N-methyltransferase PRDM6 yields the protein MGDRTRGSPSAQFSLSNSTTNNGKRPASNQAVAMEDLFNYLYGYTPLRLVDPKELQRERLKKVQVEKDTSGTVTYCEVCNEKHEGECPMHGPLHSLRKLVTAGQSSSPLENGSVLKFPDEVCLCTSSIPCVRYGVCARKRIPAGTWIGPYEGKLMRPEDIGSDTDTEYMWEVFHDGQVSHYLDGREEANASWMRFVRCARHKKEQNMVVFQYHGCVYYRTVRDILAGQELLVWYDARYSQFMGVPVALSDSGTRGVHPPRDLVAQRNRERHDADEPPAKRHHHTDHAPAQRGRPPLRRAQDESRAKTELNSTSQAEERKEDRRTVAYRGRAAYNGKYSGRTSRDMADDFTWRCNLCFKAFAVREQLEEHQCNGMGKNLVCHHCNQTFSHPVEFRNHVESHANERPFRCGFCSSAFASAALLNQHVRVHLTDSRLVKMDSRLERTIGHDFQF from the exons ATGGGGGACCGAACGAGAGGTAGCCCTTCTGCACAGTTCTCTCTGAGTAATTCTACCACAAACAACGGGAAACGGCCGGCGTCGAATCAAGCGGTCGCCATGGAAGACTTGTTTAACTATTTGTATGGCTACACTCCTCTGCGTCTAGTTGACCCGAAAGAGTTGCAGCGAGAGCGACTCAAGAAAGTTCAGGTGGAGAAGGACACAAGTGGCACCGTGACAT ATTGTGAGGTTTGTAACGAGAAGCACGAAGGCGAATGTCCGATGCACGGACCCTTGCACTCACTGCGCAAGCTCGTAACCGCTGGCCAGTCAAGCAGCCCGCTCGAGAACGGCTCAGTGCTGAAATTCCCGGATGAAGTGTGTCTGTGTACATCCAGTATTCCTTGCGTGCGTTACGGGGTGTGCGCGCGCAAGCGTATCCCGGCCGGGACCTGGATCGGGCCGTATGAAGGCAAACTGATGCGACCGGAGGATATTGGCAGTGACACGGATACCGAGTACATGTGGGAG GTTTTCCATGATGGCCAAGTGAGCCATTACCTGGACGGTCGCGAGGAAGCAAACGCGAGCTGGATGCGGTTTGTGCGGTGCGCACGACACAAGAAGGAGCAAAACATGGTGGTATTCCAGTACCACGGCTGCGTGTACTATCGCACCGTCAGAGACATCCTGGCAGGCCAGGAATTACTGGTCTGGTATGACGCTAGGTACTCGCAATTCATGGGGGTTCCTGTCGCGCTAAGTGACTCCGGCACTAGAG GTGTGCATCCCCCAAGAGACTTGGTCGCTCAAAGAAACCGTGAAAGGCACGATGCAGATGAGCCCCCGGCCAAGCGGCATCACCACACAGATCATGCTCCTGCGCAGCGAGGGCGACCGCCATTACGGCGCGCGCAAGACGAATCGCGCGCGAAAACCGAGTTGAATAGCACCTCGCAGGCAGAGGAGAGAAAGGAGGACCGCAGGACCGTGGCATATCGCGGTAGAGCGGCTTATAACGGGAAGTATTCCGGGCGGACATCACGCGACATGGCGGATGACTTCACATGGCGGTGTAACTTGTGTTTCAAGGCATTCGCGGTGCGGGAACAGCTTGAAGAGCATCAGTGCAATGGTATGGGCAAAAATCTGGTGTGTCATCATTGCAATCAGACCTTCTCTCACCCGGTGGAGTTTAGAAACCACGTGGAGTCGCATGCTAACGAGAGGCCGTTCCGGTGCGGTTTCTGCTCGAGTGCGTTCGCCAGTGCAGCGCTGCTCAATCAACATGTGCGGGTTCACTTAACGGACAGCAGACTCGTGAAAATGGACTCAAGGCTTGAGAGGACAATAGGCCACGACTTTCAATTCTAA
- the LOC5520431 gene encoding uncharacterized protein LOC5520431 — protein sequence MTITMVTGLGWLCLLALLQCAKATAGDGWSECTLTCGGGTQYHVDNRAETRYCNTHSCPGDAGCLSAYLSFDRGHVIERTIYDASHNGNLATMQGGASVVEGGKFGRALNLTRDGNVTFDIQHFRNRPTLAITIALWLKLSEVKGSQEVFFTCGNPVVLNIGAYHIGIEDGVVTWSLKNENGTDLFKAISDKPIESNKWVHIAGTHRYSTGIANLYINGNLSKGASAPRRHFPPGVFNDWACADMGNPRDKKPLVGLIDEFYIFKCALLPEEISDLYSKNAFKRYEIPRPVSELGVKAQDEWPGNDETLMEEDAAIDEMEDER from the exons ATGACAATTACCATGGTGACGGGACTGGGATGGTTGTGCCTGCTGGCGTTGCTGCAATGCGCAAAAGCGACAGCCG GTGATGGCTGGTCCGAGTGTACACTAACATGTGGCGGAGGAACACAATACCACGTGGATAATAGAGCAGAGACGAGATACTGCAACACCCACAGCTGTCCAG GTGACGCTGGCTGCCTCTCCGCCTACCTCAGCTTCGATCGCGGTCACGTGATAGAGAGAACCATCTACGACGCCTCACACAATGGTAACCTCGCCACCATGCAGGGCGGGGCTAGCGTGGTGGAGGGGGGAAAGTTCGGGCGTGCCTTGAACCTGACCAGAGATGGTAACGTGACATTCGACATTCAGCATTTCCGCAACAGACCGACCCTGGCGATCACCATCGCCCTTTGGCTCAAGCTCTCAGAGGTGAAAGGTTCGCAAGAGGTGTTCTTCACGTGCGGGAATCCTGTGGTGCTCAACATCGGAGCGTACCATATTGGCATTGAAGACGGTGTTGTCACGTGGTCTCTGAAGAATGAAAATGGGACGGATTTGTTTAAAGCTATATCTG ATAAACCAATAGAGAGTAATAAGTGGGTGCATATCGCAGGAACGCATCGATACTCCACAGGAATAGCAAACCTGTACATCAACGGCAATCTATCAAAGGGTGCGAGCGCACCTCGTAGGCACTTCCCGCCAGGTGTCTTCAACGACTGGGCATGCGCGGACATGGGAAATCCGCGGGACAAAAAGCCTCTTGTAGGCCTCATAGACgagttttatatttttaagtgCGCATTGCTACCTGAAGAGATTTCTGATCTTTATTCGAAAAATGCCTTTAAACGATATGAGATCCCAAGGCCTGTTAGTGAGCTAGGCGTGAAGGCTCAGGATGAGTGGCCTGGAAATGACGAGACTTTGATGGAGGAAGATGCAGCAATAGACGAGATGGAAGATGAGCGGTGA
- the LOC116603703 gene encoding uncharacterized protein LOC116603703, translating into MSRIDLYFFDGQRKKKKWKRYRKPPELLPFSVRLTGLSGAVRVEAYLKQQRAGENKPKEPAAEKIVPESKSEISAEENPGQAGGEQNQVVLNNLYKLGNELKEEFGDKKLDKKALRLPNISFKNLQGNSGIKSFEQLEGDDEEENTQRFLFEENKFAAPNLLAQLAKLLDFIHGKQVEELEDILSTSGQLADDFNPALIVEEPENEVSETLKAGGVVVALPDELRGRLLNNFDGLSSNAVYVKREWQTTSYREQAILQKRLGFTPIDSQRNLSEGQKQPDTKIAMSVTKSDAAEKTRASESKDSIKKKKSEQIVTENTKRDMDSEIPGTPATLDSSFEGPQILNYRRDSRSSTMMTSRPRTRLERFKYYSDKSDGNKIYTKKISSSSQFLAANQKINVGPHEHYGDDEQERDLKDVSDVPSVHNTGQPTSINFSLLSRTCEDKGWIIHPAEANDLERQTLIEWARARLLQSIKEKEEALQKAKELGEDGPVVQKFYGDAQLEAAMKYKKGVSWAKRWKKISEDDKRMKFLITIPDGTSYCYYPSGRVAICVIYPGTGLPGKYTLVYGDSESQPLLGVFTPSGHGCTYHNDGSINFVATHKFGSVIEEDGTTQKKWKWPLGKLQSAVVVHLNTMISLRCVSHSSITLYYNCQSEHLKFQVGLVSGAKAFKVEDLGYLQTEHNFTSLSALQSIKVKPKKKEGKRKRAAKQAKADVISEEVLEQRQKELEEKFPERRELETDAPWQMDLFRLQRKVKNLVYDWMEHYRISVGITAPFRASSRAQRRRSLAHSARSLPGSMPSDRDLGRKTPQGRSPSAPPIPRAKALTRSQEDNKSQSPQRACSSTSQGKTTRNITGEGTRRSVTVDIAGADGRSTTYGRAQSTTSGSPAHSLSPSRAPFRCGVVQQPRPTTPPRTGCCLALRAEVLGEKDPQCRCDRRKIPVITDLEYDVFISDHVPRTQLVVVSVTSSLYPDANPCDSMLDQLYYEKNRNRSIPCVQARNDPYILLRYDISTAAQFSSHTQPLLLRRHNAVPGMFLMYTGGKLLFADHIFNGYGNAKRDFLKQITRTRKEALEGKALPSDFRLSPTRGRSGPRAAWGGEIGGVKMTSPPQSASVDHAAASITRIRSGISNETYSSTTIDLRGGGHSAASFVNLGLSINSPYPIATKRMDSIHNPVRDVHTVA; encoded by the exons ATGTCACGAATTGACTTATACTTTTTCGACGGCCAGcgaaagaagaagaagtggAAACGCTATCGCAAACCTCCCGAGCTTTTGCCTTTTTCTGTACGGCTAACGGGACTCAGTGGAGCTGTGAGGGTAGAGGCATATCTCAAGCAACAGAGAGCAGGAGAAAATAAACCCAAGGAACCTGCAGCTGAGAAAATAGTCCCAGAGTCAAAATCTGAAATCAGTGCAGAGGAGAATCCGGGACAAGCCGGCGGTGAGCAAAACCAGGTTGTTCTAAACAACCTCTACAAACTAGGCAACGAGTTAAAGGAGGAATTCGGAGACAAGAAACTCGACAAAAAAGCACTTCGTTTACCCAATATTAGCTTTAAAAATTTACAAGGAAATTCGGGGATTAAAAGCTTCGAACAGCTCGAAGGAGACGACGAGGAGGAAAACACGCAACGATTTctatttgaagaaaataaattcgCAGCTCCAAACTTATTAGCGCAATTAGCCAAACTTCTTGATTTTATTCACGGCAAACAGGTTGAGGAGTTGGAAGATATCTTGTCCACGAGTGGACAGTTAGCTGACGATTTTAATCCGGCTCTTATTGTCGAAGAGCCGGAGAATGAAGTTTCAGAAACTTTAAAAGCTGGTGGTGTTGTGGTTGCCTTACCGGACGAACTCCGAGGCCGTCTATTGAATAACTTCGACGGGCTTAGCTCAAATGCAGTTTACGTCAAAAGAGAATGGCAAACTACCAGTTATAGAGAACAAGCTATTCTACAAAAACGCTTAGGTTTTACTCCAATAGATTCACAGCGAAATTTGTCAGAGGGACAAAAACAGCCGGATACAAAAATTGCAATGTCAGTTACGAAAAGTGACGCCGCGGAAAAGACAAGAGCTAGCGAGTCTAAAGACtcgataaaaaagaaaaagtctgAGCAAATTGTTACTGAAAACACCAAAAGAGATATGGACTCAGAGATCCCTGGGACGCCAGCAACACTCGATTCGTCTTTTGAAGGCCCGCAGATCCTGAACTACCGAAGGGATTCACGGAGTTCAACAATGATGACTTCGAGACCCAGGACTCGACTAGAGCGCTTCAAATACTACTCTGACAAATCAG AtggcaataaaatatatacgaAAAAGATAAGCAGCAGTAGTCAGTTTTTAGCTGCCAACCAGAAGATCAATGTTGGGCCCCATGAGCACTACGGAGATGACGAACAGGAGAGAGACCTCAAAGATGTGTCTGATG TACCCTCTGTGCACAACACAGGACAACCAACCAGCATCAACTTCTCACTGCTGTCAAGGACTTGTGAGGACAAAG GATGGATCATACACCCTGCTGAGGCAAACGACCTTGAGCGTCAGACACTGATCGAGTGGGCCCGAGCAAGACTCCTCCAGTCAATCAAAGAAAA GGAGGAGGCACTCCAAAAAGCTAAGGAACTGGGTGAAGATGGACCTGTAGTGCAGAAATTTTATGGTGATGCACAATTAGAAGCAGCCATGAAGTACAAGAAAGGAGTTTCCTGGGCTAAACGATGGAAGAAGATATCTGAAGATGACAAGAGAATGAAGTTTCTGATTACTATACCAGATGGAACTTCATATTGCTA TTATCCATCTGGCAGAGTTGCTATCTGTGTAATATATCCAGGAACTGGATTGCCAGGAAAGTATACCCTTGTGTATGGCGACAGTGAGAGCCAGCCATTATTGGGTGTCTTTACCCCTTCAGGACATGGGTGCACATATCATAATGATGGCAGCATTAA TTTCGTGGCAACACACAAATTCGGCTCTGTCATAGAAGAAGATGGTACTACACAGAAGAAATGGAAGTGGCCTTTGGGAAAGCTGCAGTCCGCAGTAGTTGTGCAT TTGAACACGATGATTTCTCTGCGCTGTGTCAGCCATTCCAGCATCACACTATACTACAACTGTCAAAGCGAACACTTAAAGTTTCAAGTTGGCTTAGTATCCGGAGCAAAGGCCTTTAAGGTGGAAGATTTG GGCTATCTTCAAACCGAGCACAACTTCACTTCGCTATCTGCACTTCAG TCTATCAAAGTCAAACCAAAAAAGAAGGAAGGGAAGCGCAAACGAGCAGCG AAACAAGCCAAAGCGGATGTTATCTCAGAAGAAGTCTTGGAGCAGAGGCAGAAAGAGCTTGAGGAAAAATTCCCCGAGCGTCGAGAATTAGAAACTGACGCTCCGTGGCAAATGGACTTGTTCCGACTGCAGCGTAAAGTCAA AAATCTTGTGTATGACTGGATGGAACACTACCGTATTTCCGTTGGAATAACCGCCCCATTCCGCGCCTCATCGCGCGCACAGCGTCGGCGCTCTCTCGCACACTCGGCCCGGTCCCTTCCTGGATCAATGCCGTCCGATAGGGACCTTGGACGGAAGACCCCTCAAGGGCGTTCTCCCTCAGCTCCTCCTATTCCACGTGCAAAGGCGCTGACGAGGTCCCAGGAAGACAATAAATCCCAGTCTCCGCAGCGAGCTTGCAGTTCCACTAGCCAGGGCAAGACGACGAGGAATATTACAGGGGAGGGCACGAGGCGGTCTGTCACTGTTGATATAGCGGGGGCTGACGGGAGGAGCACGACGTACGGAAGAGCACAGTCAACTACAAGCGG ATCACCAGCTCACAGTCTATCACCGTCTCGTGCGCCCTTCCGCTGTGGCGTTGTACAACAGCCCCGCCCTACCACACCACCAAGAACAGGCTGTTGTCT CGCTCTACGTGCGGAAGTGCTCGGTGAGAAAGACCCCCAGTGTCGCTGCGATCGGCGTAAGATTCCTGTCATCACCGACTTGGAGTATGACGTATTTATCAGTGATCACGTGCCTCGCACGCAGCTCGTCGTGGTCAGCGTCACGTCATCCTT GTATCCAGATGCCAACCCGTGTGATTCAATGCTTGATCAACTTTACTAcgagaaaaacagaaataGATCAATTCCATGTGTTCAG GCTCGTAACGACCCCTATATACTACTGAGATACGACATATCTACCGCTGCCCAGTTCTCATCGCACACGCAGCCTTTGCTGCTAAGGCGGCATAACGCCGTGCCAGGCATGTTTCTG ATGTACACAGGTGGGAAGCTGCTATTTGCGGACCACATCTTCAACGGATATGGAAACGCCAAAAGAGATTTCCTAAAACAG ATCACGCGCACGCGAAAAGAAGCACTTGAGGGCAAAGCGTTACCATCAGACTTCAGACTCAGCCCCACCCGCGGCCGGTCAGGTCCGCGGGCAGCCTGGGGCGGAGAGATCGGAGGTGTGAAGATGACGTCCCCACCGCAATCGGCAAGTGTAGATCACGCTGCTGCGAGCATAACCAGAATAAGATCCGGGATATCTAATGAAACTTACTCGTCTACCACGATAGATCTGAG GGGCGGAGGCCATTCTGCTGCAAGCTTTGTCAATCTTGGGCTGTCAATTAATAGCCCGTATCCAATAGCGACAAAGAGAATGGATTCGATTCACAACCCAGTGCGAGATGTACACACTGTGGCGTAG